In Palaemon carinicauda isolate YSFRI2023 chromosome 21, ASM3689809v2, whole genome shotgun sequence, the following proteins share a genomic window:
- the LOC137614961 gene encoding uncharacterized protein, protein MTSSSSKHRKAKKSLSRDVASLVQIVSDLATQVKSLTLRVAALKNVEPLLTYHVATGVTTTVPTSDPSTSPAWPNINGLAIPVTGAQPVVGGVQPPAGFTPLLPPVPGFWESPALSGLLASSPVPVTKPVSPPETTVSRLGEQFLDKPAEPSRSENAPAATTKAVLAQTGAIPKRRC, encoded by the coding sequence ATGACTTCGTCATCCAGTAAAcaccgaaaggctaagaagagcctgagccgggatgtggcGAGTCTTgtccagattgtcagtgacctggcaactcaggtcaaaTCCCTGACACTTAGAGTGGCGGCCCTGAAGAACGTTGAGCCGTTACTAACGtaccacgttgccactggggtcacaaccacagtgccCACCAGTGATCCTTCTacatccccagcttggccaaataTCAATGGTCTGGCAATCCCAGTAACTGGAGCACAGCCAGTGGTTGGAGGTGTCCAGCCCCCTGCAGGGTTTACACCGTTACTTCCCCCTGTAcctggcttctgggagtctcctgctctgagtggactgcttgcttcctcgcctgttccagTAACTAAGCCCGTTAGTCCGCCAGAGACTACAGtcagtagactaggggagcagttcctggacaaaCCGGCCGAACCCAGTAGGTCAGAAAATGCTCCAGCAGCTACAACTAAGGCAGTCCTTGCCCAGACAGGGGCCATTCCAAAACGGAGATGCTAG
- the LOC137614960 gene encoding uncharacterized protein: protein MRQVNNADLLESPGGYLIYGLIPHRGTDHIHCNSALVARVSVELGENAPLLVDPRTISSAVVDDTLPVHKLWDLDVVGIIPSQVSPSDVETISKYETTVLHRNGRYWVELPFKHNHPFLPTNYNIALGQMYNQLKRFQHQPDHLKCYDNIIKEQLKLGFIEEVENPVISPNTHYLPHHAVRKNSSTTPLRVVYNCSAKPSKSSASLNDCLMTGPSLTEKLFDLLVRFRMNKFACIADIEKAFLQIGLQQHHRDFTRFLWLEDPFDENSRVKTYRFRSVLFGATCSPFLLQMTLQYHFQRSHSPYSGVLLSSFYVDNFQHNADNEQQLVELYDVANVEMSKAGMNLRQWNSNSKLLKDHISQSTEESLEFPLVDKILGLNWELSSDSLFVNLCKFETLQWNTLACELSELPTFKFPRCICWMGDSYRLHIFVDASTTAYGAVCYLSNNNQSNFVASKARVTPLKTRTIPQLEITALQLEIVPEVPIPEPIFDYSNYSSLRKLLNVTRIVYNFIMCVKSGIRLVDPLVYWIRYVQDTHYPRICAFLRKELNGLEQDKLQFIKDIGLYYDESTGLIHSRGRLHHSNLDQSTKFPILIPSKSHLTNLLIDFAHEKCLHGGVKETLSYLRRQYWIPKVISTIKKFLRHCVNCKRIEGRRFDYSGPPPLPAVRVQFKRPFFHTGIDFSGPITITKTEDGKPHKYYIVLFTCTASRLVHLELACNMSALTFINIFRRFCAIYSAPVTVISDNGSNFLASAKFFNQLLMQRDVKEYMAVNHIQWRFIAPRAPWQGGFYERLIGLTKSCLKKVLFRKRVNADELETVLKEIQCKLNNRPLTYIDAEIPIEPLAPIHLWCGRIINPMPSVELDSQEDPNFLDHSEFNKR from the exons ATGAGACAAGTGAATAATGCAGATTTACTTGAATCTCCAGGTGGCTATTTAATTTATGGCCTCATTCCACATAGAGGTACGGATCATATTCATTGTAATAGTGCCCTTGTTGCTAGAGTGAGTGTCGAGTTAGGAGAAAATGCTCCATTGTTGGTTGATCCTCGCACAATAAGCTCTGCCGTGGTTGATGATACTCTTCCTGTGCATAAATTGTGGGATCTTGATGTAGTTGGAATCATTCCTTCACAAGTTTCGCCAAGTGATGtagaaactatttcaaaatatgaaactacTGTTTTGCATAGAAATGGAAGATACTGGGTGGAATTACCATTCAAGCATAATCATCCTTTTCTCCCAACTAATTATAATATAGCATTAGGTCAAATGTATAATCAACTAAAAAGGTTCCAGCATCAACCAGATCATTTGAAATGTTATGATAACATAATCAAGGAACAATTAAAGTTGGGTTTTATTGAGGAGGTTGAAAATCCTGTAATAAGTCCCAACACCCACTATCTTCCACATCATGCAGTCAGAAAGAACTCCTCCACTACACCCCTTAGAGTGGTGTATAATTGTAGTGCAAAGCCAAGTAAATCCTCTGCATCATTGAATGATTGTCTCATGACCGGTCCGTCATTAACGgagaaattatttgatttgttaGTCAGGTTTAGAATGAATAAATTTGCCTGCATAGCTGATATTGAGAAGGCCTTTCTGCAGATTGGATTGCAACAGCATCACAGAGATTTTACTAGATTTTTGTGGTTAGAAGATCCATTTGACGAAAATAGTAGAGTAAAAACATATAGGTTTAGATCGGTTCTCTTTGGTGCTACTTGCAGCCCTTTTTTATTGCAGATGACCTTACAGTATCATTTTCAAAGATCACATTCACCCTATTCAGGTGTTCTATTATCTAGTTTTTATGTGGATAATTTTCAGCACAATGCTGATAATGAACAGCAGTTGGTGGAATTATATGATGTGGCCAATGTTGAAATGAGTAAGGCTGGAATGAATCTGAGACAATGGAACAGTAATTCAAAATTACTTAAGGATCATATAAGCCAGAGTACAGAGGAGTCATTGGAATTTCCACTTGTGGACAAAATATTAGGTTTAAATTGGGAACTTTCAAGTGATTCATTATTTGTAAATCTGTGTAAATTTGAAACATTACA ATGGAATACTTTGGCTTGTGAATTATCAGAGCTCCCAACCTTCAAATTTCCTAGATGTATCTGTTGGATGGGAGACTCTTATAGACTTCATATTTTTGTAGATGCCAGTACTACTGCCTATGGTGCAGTTTGTTATCTCAGTAATAACAATCAATCTAATTTTGTAGCTAGCAAGGCCAGAGTAACCCCACTGAAAACTCGTACTATACCTCAGTTAGAAATAACGGCATTACAGCTAG AGATTGTTCCTGAAGTGCCTATTCCAGAACCTATTTTTGATTATAGTAACTACTCATCGCTTAGGAAGTTGTTGAATGTTACTagaattgtttataatttcattatgtGTGTTAAATCTGGTATTAGATTAGTCGATCCTCTTGTGTATTGGATCAGATATGTTCAAGATACACATTATCCCAGAATTTGTGCCTTCCTTAGGAAGGAATTGAACGGTCTTGAGCAGGATAAACTGCAATTTATTAAAGATATAGGTCTTTACTATGATGAGTCTACTGGTCTTATTCATAGTCGTGGTAGACTACACCATTCTAATTTAGACCAGAGTACCAAATTTCCTATCTTAATACCTTCCAAGAGTCATTTAACTAATCTCTTAATTGATTTTGCTCATGAAAAATGTCTGCATGgtggagttaaagaaactttgtccTATCTTCGCAGACAATATTGGATACCAAAGGTGATATCAACCATTAAGAAGTTCTTAAGACATTGTGTAAATTGTAAGAGAATTGAAGGTAGGAGATTTGATTACTCTGGTCCTCCTCCACTTCCAGCTGTAAGAGTTCAATTTAAGCGGCCATTTTTTCATACTGGCATTGATTTTTCAGGTCCCATTACCATAACCAAAACTGAAGATGGTAAAcctcataaatattatatagtacTTTTTACATGTACTGCATCAAGACTAGTTCATTTAGAGTTAGCATGTAACATGAGTGCATTaacgttcattaatatttttagacgATTTTGTGCTATCTATTCTGCCCCTGTCACTGTGATTTCTGACAATGGTAGTAATTTCTTGGCCAGTgccaaattttttaatcaattgttGATGCAAAGAGATGTAAAGGAATATATGGCTGTTAATCATATACAATGGAGGTTCATTGCACCCCGTGCTCCTTGGCAGGGGGGATTCTATGAACGCCTCATTGGACTAACCAAGTCCTGTCTAAAAAAGGTGCTGTTCAGGAAAAGAGTTAATGCAGATGAATTAGAAACTGTGTTGAAGGAAATTCAGTGTAAATTGAATAATCGTCCCTTGACTTACATAGATGCAGAAATTCCCATCGAACCTCTTGCCCCAATTCATTTATGGTGTGGTAGGATCATAAATCCTATGCCATCAGTAGAGCTAGATAGTCAAGAAGATCCAAACTTTTTGGATCATAGTGAATTCAATAAACGTTAA
- the LOC137614959 gene encoding uncharacterized protein, with amino-acid sequence MSEIENLVTDQFAWSYHAKSKLYDLCSLTSDAGVRYLELQSASLEKRWNSYESRWDIFVDKYIDESGHDEREARHIDLQDKYHEIQLKLSLYMKQFSPISQSNPHGSTNSMIKVKLPEIKLKEFSGDPLDWTRFWNQFSTSIHLKKDIDDVTKYVYLTQCIKGNAQKLLAGFKGEASDYGDAIKALTEMYEDPKKIRRTLLRSLINLGKPKYVRSEIFDFKVDLENLLMQIGHDSEIDVSSNEMILRELIVLKLPKEVEDFMFGLYKTMYFSVSQIKEGLQHLLNFMEHENKGSANKGTPEVNKIRFQSPAKPSSPFKGSNTVSTYTTLSNYSCIYCKGKHRPFDCTIYSSLNARRERLKVLNRCIKCTKVHQSTECATILNMCLHCRKGKHHSVLCISSPGSVGTPNIGKSTVTSKDINSDKLKGDPVTTNQVMSIINKQSSHQNYSVALPTAMVTVRSEDGQLISVRCLFDSGSQRSFIHKDLANKLSLRTVSTVNMILNSFDGMGDSRDYEIVNPVVSLGNRQKRVTLIVVKDMPEPIITPGLCDTMRDLDKIGYHLADRDIKSDKIDNIKMLIGADFLGN; translated from the coding sequence GTCACTGACCAGTTTGCGTGGTCATATCACGCGAAGTCTAAATTATATGACCTATGCTCTCTAACCAGTGATGCAGGAGTTCGCTATTTGGAACTTCAAAGTGCTTCTTTAGAGAAAAGGTGGAACAGTTACGAATCTCGATGGGACatatttgttgataaatatattgatgaaagtgGTCATGATGAGAGGGAGGCTAGACATATTGACCTCCAagataaatatcatgaaattcAACTTAAGCTGTCATTGTATATGAAACAATTTTCCCCAATCTCTCAGAGTAATCCGCATGGTAGTACTAATTCTATGATTAAGGTAAAGCTGcctgaaataaaattgaaagagtTTTCAGGAGACCCTCTAGACTGGACTAGATTTTGGAATCAATTTAGTACATCTATTCATTTAAAGAAGGACATAGATGATGttactaaatatgtatatctaacccAATGTATTAAGGGCAATGCTCAAAAGCTACTTGCAGGTTTTAAGGGTGAAGCTTCTGATTATGGTGATGCCATTAAGGCGCTAACTGAAATGTATGAGGATCCAAAGAAGATAAGGCGAACTTTACTTAGGTCTTTGATTAATTTAGGGAAGCCTAAATATGTTAgaagtgaaatatttgattttaaggttGATTTGGAGAACTTACTCATGCAAATAGGTCATGATTCTGAGATTGATGTGTCGTCAAATGAGATGATATTGAGGGAACTTATTGTGTTAAAACTACCAAAAGAGGTAGAAGATTTTATGTTTGGTCTTTATAAAACCATGTACTTTAGTGTAAGTCAGATAAAGGAAGGTCTTCAACACTTATTAAATTTTATGGAACATGAAAATAAAGGGAGTGCTAATAAGGGAACACCAGAAGTCAATAAAATTCGTTTCCAGTCACCAGCAAAACCTTCATCTCCATTTAAGGGTTCAAATACTGTAAGTACTTACACTACACTTAGTAATTATTCTTGCATATATTGTAAGGGAAAACATAGACCCTTTGACTGTACGATTTATAGCTCTCTAAATGCTAGGAGGGAAAGGTTGAAGGTATTGAATCGATGTATTAAATGTACTAAGGTACATCAGTCAACTGAGTGTGCCACCATTCTTAATATGTGTCTTCATtgtagaaaaggaaaacatcattcGGTCCTTTGTATTAGTTCTCCAGGTTCAGTTGGTACTCCAAATATTGGTAAGTCCACAGTAACTAGTAAGGATATTAACAGTGATAAATTGAAGGGTGACCCTGTAACAACGAATCAAGTGATGTCTATAATTAATAAACAGTCTTCTCATCAAAACTATAGTGTAGCTCTTCCTACTGCAATGGTAACTGTTAGATCAGAAGATGGTCAGTTAATCTCAGTCAGGTGCCTCTTTGATAGTGGAAGTCAACGTTCCTTCATTCATAAAGATTTGGCCAATAAGTTAAGCCTCAGAACAGTTTCTACtgtaaatatgattttgaatagttttgatggTATGGGTGATTCCAGGGATTATGAGATTGTTAACCCTGTAGTTTCTTTGGGAAATAGGCAAAAGAGAGTAACATTGATTGTTGTGAAGGATATGCCTGAACCGATAATAACTCCTGGCCTTTGTGACACGATGAGAGATCTTGATAAGATAGGTTATCATCTTGCAGATAGAGATATAAAATCAGATAAAATTGACAATATAAAAATGCTTATAGGTGCAGATTTCCTGGGAAATTAA